CCGGTCCAGCGAATGTCAGTGGCCTGGTGAAGACGTTCATTGGCCTCCTTGAAAGAGCGGGTCGAGGCCGCGTCTCCCAGGGCGTCGGCATGGCCGGCGTGCTCGTCGATCGGCTGGACGGCCGCAGCCGCCGGACGATCGGGCGGGGATTGACGCGACATCATGCCGAACAGAAAGGCTGCAGCCGCCAGGAAGGCTGCGATGAGGGTGAGCCAGCTAAGGCGTTTCATGGGCTTTATCCCGGATAGGATGCGGGCGCCTGGCGATCGCGGTAGGCGAGCAGGCGCAGGGCGTTGAACACCACTAAGAG
Above is a window of Brevundimonas naejangsanensis DNA encoding:
- a CDS encoding DUF305 domain-containing protein, yielding MKRLSWLTLIAAFLAAAAFLFGMMSRQSPPDRPAAAAVQPIDEHAGHADALGDAASTRSFKEANERLHQATDIRWTGDADVDFMRAMIAHHEGEIALARIQLQHGSDKDARGLAQDLIRARDTEILRMRLWLARRETQPAPESGA